The proteins below come from a single Iocasia fonsfrigidae genomic window:
- a CDS encoding QueT transporter family protein → MKRIETKKITKIAVIAALYAVITLLLAPISYGQLQVRISEALTLLPFYLGGWSAIALWIGCMIANYLGPNGLVDVIFGSLITLLAGLLTARAGNKYEAGIYPVLLNAFGISLILYLIADLPYWITVLYIGLGQFISVYIIGLPLMGVLKKSLSIFNNN, encoded by the coding sequence ATGAAAAGAATTGAAACCAAAAAAATTACCAAGATAGCTGTGATAGCAGCACTCTATGCGGTTATTACACTTCTGTTAGCACCTATTTCTTATGGACAGTTACAGGTTAGAATCAGTGAGGCCTTGACCTTATTACCCTTTTATTTGGGGGGATGGTCTGCCATTGCTCTATGGATAGGCTGTATGATTGCTAATTATTTAGGACCAAATGGTTTAGTTGATGTTATTTTTGGTTCATTAATAACTCTGTTAGCTGGATTATTAACTGCCAGGGCCGGAAATAAATATGAAGCCGGAATATATCCTGTTCTCTTAAATGCCTTTGGTATTTCCTTGATACTATACCTGATAGCTGACCTGCCATACTGGATCACAGTCTTATATATTGGTTTGGGACAGTTCATTTCTGTATATATTATTGGTCTGCCTTTAATGGGAGTGCTTAAAAAGAGTTTATCTATCTTTAATAATAATTAA
- the ylqF gene encoding ribosome biogenesis GTPase YlqF, with protein MMGLVQWYPGHMAKARRILNKDLKLVDLVVEVLDARIPVSSQNPDLDELIKDKKRILALNKYDLADSGLTRQWLDYFTEKYQAVRVNSLNGEGINELIGLIKNYANEINQRITKKGRNKREIRIMIIGIPNVGKSALINALAGMGMAKTGNRPGVTRGRQWIKIGDDIQLLDTPGILWPKFDDEDIGYKLAITGAISDDVYDKEMAAYKLITYLLDINQDIIEQNYQLELSTAQAYDILPLIGRKRGCLMSGGKVDRARTAKTLIHEFRRGKLGRVTLEKPIMGD; from the coding sequence ATGATGGGATTGGTTCAATGGTACCCTGGACACATGGCCAAGGCCAGGAGAATATTAAATAAAGACTTAAAACTGGTTGATCTGGTAGTAGAGGTCCTTGATGCAAGGATACCTGTTAGCAGTCAGAATCCTGATCTTGATGAATTAATAAAAGACAAAAAAAGGATTCTGGCTTTAAATAAATATGACCTGGCTGATTCAGGATTAACCAGGCAGTGGTTAGATTATTTTACAGAAAAATATCAAGCAGTCAGAGTGAATTCTTTGAATGGTGAAGGTATTAATGAATTAATTGGCTTAATTAAAAATTATGCTAATGAAATAAATCAGCGAATAACTAAAAAAGGCCGTAATAAAAGGGAGATAAGAATAATGATTATTGGTATTCCTAATGTAGGTAAATCTGCCCTGATTAATGCCCTTGCTGGTATGGGTATGGCTAAAACAGGTAATAGACCTGGTGTTACCAGGGGAAGACAGTGGATAAAAATAGGTGATGATATCCAATTGTTAGACACACCTGGTATACTATGGCCCAAGTTTGATGATGAGGATATTGGTTATAAACTGGCAATTACTGGTGCAATAAGTGATGATGTCTATGATAAGGAAATGGCGGCCTATAAACTTATTACATATCTTCTGGATATAAATCAGGATATAATTGAACAGAACTATCAGCTTGAATTATCTACAGCCCAGGCCTATGATATATTACCCCTTATTGGCAGAAAGAGGGGTTGTTTAATGAGTGGTGGTAAAGTTGATAGGGCAAGGACGGCCAAGACTCTTATTCATGAATTTCGCAGGGGTAAACTGGGTAGGGTTACCCTTGAAAAGCCTATTATGGGGGATTAA
- a CDS encoding ribonuclease HII — protein MQWHKHTISEIKSILEKIALTDNIIEELALDPRKGVQKLSVRYRKMQQRLKEKKEQWKLLNKKEESLRESGYNFVAGIDEAGRGPLAGPVAAAAVILDPESKIIGLNDSKKLSAKEREELFVEIKEKALAVSIGIIENNVIDKLNILQATFKAMRTAIDKLEIKPDYLLVDGNRQLPDIKIKQETVIDGDSRVNAIAAASIIAKVSRDRIMDKYHLIYPAYGFIRNKGYGTEEHIAALKENGPLEIHRFSFSIVNEYAFKQFQQIMKETADIEKLQKLGNRIKQEGLFNLEQLAYLRKLYREKYERLNTGT, from the coding sequence ATGCAGTGGCATAAACATACTATTAGTGAAATTAAAAGTATTTTAGAAAAGATTGCTCTTACTGATAATATTATTGAGGAACTTGCTCTCGATCCCCGTAAGGGTGTCCAGAAACTGTCTGTCAGATATCGAAAAATGCAGCAGAGGTTAAAAGAAAAAAAAGAGCAGTGGAAACTGCTTAATAAAAAGGAAGAGTCCTTAAGGGAATCTGGTTATAATTTTGTTGCTGGAATTGATGAGGCCGGGAGGGGCCCTTTGGCTGGGCCTGTTGCAGCAGCGGCTGTAATACTTGATCCTGAAAGTAAGATTATCGGCTTAAATGACTCAAAAAAATTATCTGCCAAAGAGAGAGAAGAACTATTTGTAGAGATAAAAGAAAAAGCCTTAGCAGTAAGCATAGGAATTATTGAAAATAATGTAATTGATAAGTTAAATATCCTGCAGGCGACTTTTAAGGCGATGAGGACTGCTATAGACAAGTTGGAAATTAAACCTGATTACCTGCTGGTTGATGGAAACCGCCAGCTCCCTGATATAAAAATAAAGCAGGAGACTGTAATAGATGGTGATAGTAGAGTTAATGCGATTGCAGCAGCTTCAATAATTGCTAAGGTTAGCAGGGATCGGATTATGGATAAATATCATCTTATTTATCCAGCCTATGGTTTTATCAGAAATAAGGGTTATGGTACTGAGGAACATATTGCTGCTTTAAAGGAAAATGGCCCCTTAGAAATACACCGCTTCTCTTTTTCTATTGTAAATGAATATGCCTTCAAACAATTTCAACAGATAATGAAAGAAACAGCTGATATTGAAAAATTACAGAAACTAGGTAACAGGATTAAACAGGAAGGTTTGTTTAATTTGGAACAACTGGCCTATCTCAGGAAACTATACAGGGAGAAATATGAAAGGCTTAATACTGGTACTTAG